The following are encoded together in the Acanthochromis polyacanthus isolate Apoly-LR-REF ecotype Palm Island chromosome 14, KAUST_Apoly_ChrSc, whole genome shotgun sequence genome:
- the f5 gene encoding coagulation factor V, translated as MMGRSTALRHDSLPSTEGLNYRRGKRKQHRHSSLPRDTTLVSDKTQREHPRHLTASSPAEQTRAAAGLNPDMRLYFWAGARCLLPVLVLLMVPHVTAAQGKERHYYIAAVEIDWNYNGNQSNWFSPTYKKVVFREYDKDFRQAKTHPSWLGLLGPTLRAEENDTIVVTFRNMATGAYSIHPHGVAYGKQSEGANYFDNTSQKEKEDDMVRPNGEHVYYWEVTPAVSPQQHDPACLTYTYISHQNVVEDYNSGLIGTLLICKPGSLDDSGKQVGFHQEFVFLFGVFDEKQSKYKPNGYDPGNHVKYTINGYTTGSLPDVSVCAHSSVSLHLVGMSSEPEVFSVHLNGQVLQQTGHKVSSVGLISGSSTTASMVALHTGRWLLSSHITKHMEAGMHAFVDVKKCDAFKEPLRRMTIAQRRESMEWKYYIAAEEVVWDYTPNTHEHIDDDFKHMYLKQSATRIGGKYKKAVYTQYTNESFTEKVMDKQRKNELGILGPVIRAQIRDVIKIVFKNMASRPYSIYPHGLTVEKSEEGVNYPEGGNQSHGVQPGETHTYVWKVVEEDEPLDGDPRCLTRMYHSAVNTPRDIASGLIGPILICKSQSLNLRNVQLKADKEQHAMFAVFDENKSWYLDDNIRRYSDQSRVNKADPNFYKSNVMHTINGYMFESGPLLGFCNGEVATWHMSSIGAQDYIQTATFYGHPFELNKRTEDFLSLYPMTGETISMNMLNVGVWLLASLNSHETNKGMRLKFQDVECYRDRQYEYDYDEIETNSEFTVWNPQSLDEIKKKEEENAKPVETETPAVIDEYTYGFAEELGLRSLKNKSSDSDMEQLDLSYFDYDYSDRDTDRTSKDKTEKSKPKTDALNVTLSSNRIDVGGQNFTKVNLLNQSISENTTYVQNINGPSGFDNSSTYETENTTRLNIHNMSLKNESITANGSASVVNNVTVSGTENTTVPNATASPGVGNVSADATNLTTELSGNLMQTGDDLTFVEVISVEDSEERVTRGDVFSYSVSSSNIDKTPNSNTSADAQSPTREDESNTTTTLSVDGTNHSLSLPTPDSTKVNISGTDVQNLTIVGSLVESTGNKTSNNDSSITAAKPDSSQVVTVPANSSLENATHIIIKNLTVDVSRSDLSWKSSSDIRENFTSLVDKLTPTPSLEGFPKETTLLGNLSISSASEDLIASENSEEVFIYLQENQTQVIKSSSVKIQGHNWTYEGTHNMVPMEIHDHMKKYIEIPQTEPPPKRKVKKVNLRQRPQKGQGMKTKRRKEYQPQARSGLPFSPRGFNPMMTPRGSRPMAPQPVSDEEKLINMPVVIGVPRPDFSDYELYIPGDEPDHLAPVEHNVKADEYEYVMYKDPYSSHEDVKNFNLDETTKYHLKHSGPNTKIYFIAAEEVEWDYAGYGQRRQDKSHIVRETKFTKVVFRGYMDSSFTTPDIRGEVDEHLGILGPVINAEVGQSILVVFRNKANRPYSVHPNGVSYTKQTEGLSYEDGSKYWYKYDNEVQPNTTFTYLWKVTSMVGPNPGESDCRTWAYYSGVNPEKDIHSGLIGPLLVCREGTLDKKLKDSREFVLLFMTFDESQSWYYEKNCELMQRKTRRRVLTPYLGENLKFHAINGIIYSLKGLRMYTDQLVRWHLINMGSPKDFHSVYFHGQTFLHKKTTSYRHAVYPLLPGSFATLEMHPSKPGLWQLETEVGFSQQKGMQTLFLVLDNDCYRPLGLQSGSVKDKQITAINTRGYWEPHLARLDNGGKYNAWSTDRENSWIQVDFQRPVVISQVATQGAKQMFQSQFVKQYSISYSNDRRKWIFYKGDSRDFRKIFEGNTEAYQTTTNTFFPPVIGRFIRLHPITWYSMATVRMEFYGCELDGCSVPLGMESELIEDGKITASSTATSWYSGPWKASLARLNKQGTINAWRAKYNDMSQWLKVELPQVKKITGIITQGAKSLGSEMFVTSYILQYSDNGIHWTDYTDDEDQPHRIFIGNKNNNDHVKNYIYPPIFSRFVKIIPRSWSGSITMRVELLGCDFE; from the exons GCGCCAACTACTTCGACAACACATcgcagaaagagaaagaggacgACATGGTTCGACCAAACGGCGAGCACGTTTATTACTGGGAGGTGACTCCAGCTGTTTCTCCACAGCAGCACGACCCCGCCTGCCTCACCTACACCTACATCTCCCACCAGAACGTGGTCGAGGACTACAACTCTGGCCTCATCGGCACTCTGCTTATCTGCAAGCCTG GCAGCCTGGATGATTCGGGGAAGCAGGTCGGCTTCCACCAGGAGTTTGTCTTCCTGTTTGGAGTTTTTGATGAGAAGCAGAGCAAGTACAAACCGAACGGATACGATCCAGGCAACCATGTGAAATACACCATCAACGGATACACAACAGGGTCGCTGCCCG ATGTGAGCGTCTGTGCCCACTCCTCCGTCAGCCTCCACCTGGTCGGTATGAGCTCAGAGCCGGAGGTGTTCTCGGTCCACCTGAACGGTCAGGTGCTGCAGCAGACGGGCCATAAAGTGTCATCAGTTGGTCTGATCAGCGGCTCGTCGACCACCGCCTCCATGGTGGCTCTGCACACCGGCCGCTGGCTGCTGTCCTCACACATCACCAAACACATGGAGG CTGGCATGCACGCTTTTGTGGACGTGAAGAAGTGCGACGCCTTTAAAGAGCCCCTGAGAAGGATGACCATCGCACAAAGACGAGAAAGCATGGAGTGGAAATACTACATAGCTGCTGAGGAGGTGGTCTGGGACTACACACCAAACACGCATGAGCACATCGACGA TGACTTCAAGCATATGTACCTGAAACAGTCGGCGACACGAATAGGCGGCAAGTACAAGAAGGCCGTTTACACTCAGTACACGAATGAGTCGTTCACTGAGAAGGTGATGGACAAGCAGAGGAAGAACGAGCTGGGAATCCTGGGACCGGTGATCCGAGCACAAATCAGAGACGTTATCAAG ATTGTGTTCAAGAACATGGCCTCCAGGCCCTACAGCATCTACCCACACGGACTGACGGTGGAGAAATCAGAGGAAGGAGTCAACTACCCAGAAGGAG GAAACCAATCCCACGGCGTTCAGCCAGGTGAGACACACACCTACGTCTGGAAAGTGGTGGAGGAGGACGAACCTCTAGATGGAGACCCTCGCTGTCTGACCCGAATGTACCACAGTGCAGTGAACACACCACGAGACATCGCCTCGGGTCTGATTGGACCGATTCTCATCTGCAAGAGTCAGTCACTCAACCTCAGGAACGTGCAG ctgaaaGCAGACAAGGAGCAACATGCCATGTTTGCTGTGTTCGATGAAAACAAGAGCTGGTACCTGGACGACAACATCCGTCGATATTCTGATCAATCCAGAGTCAACAAGGCAGATCCAAACTTCTATAAGTCCAACGTCATGCACA CGATCAACGGCTACATGTTTGAAAGCGGCCCACTGTTGGGTTTCTGTAACGGTGAAGTTGCAACGTGGCACATGTCCAGCATCGGAGCTCAGGACTACATCCAGACCGCCACCTTCTACGGTCATCCATTCGAGCTGAACAAGAGGACGGAGGACTTCCTCAGCCTCTACCCAATGACCGGAGAGACCATCTCCATGAACATGCTCAACGTCG GCGTTTGGCTCCTCGCTTCTCTGAATTCCCACGAGACAAACAAAGGAATGCGCCTGAAGTTTCAGGACGTCGAGTGCTACCGTGATCGCCAGTACGAGTATGACTACGACGAGATAGAAACGAACAGTGAGTTTACTGTGTGGAATCCTCAGAGCTTGGATGAAATCAAAAAGAAGGAAGAGGAAAATGCAAAACCGGTGGAGACAGAAACCCCGGCTGTGATTGACGAGTACACTTACGGGTTTGCAGAAGAATTAGGTCTCaggtctttgaaaaacaaatcgTCAGACTCAGACATGGAGCAGCTGGACCTCTCCTACTTCGATTATGACTATTCTGACAGAGATACAGATCGGACCTCGAAGGATAAAACTGAGAAATCTAAACCAAAGACAGATGCACTAAATGTAACATTATCTTCAAATCGGATCGATGTGGGAGGTCAAAACTTTACAAAAGTTAATTTGCTAAACCAAAGCATTAGTGAGAACACAACATATGTACAGAACATTAATGGGCCATCAGGCTTTGACAATTCTTCCACgtatgagacagaaaacacaaccagGTTAAACATCCACAATATGTCACTAAAGAATGAAAGCATAACTGCAAATGGCAGTGCTTCTGTAGTCAATAACGTCACAGTTTCaggcacagaaaacacaacagttcCCAACGCCACAGCATCACCCGGGGTTGGAAATGTATCTGCAGATGCTACCAATCTTACCACTGAATTGTCAGGAAATTTAATGCAGACCGGTGATGACCTGACATTTGTGGAGGTGATTTCTGTGGAGGATTCAGAGGAGAGAGTCACTCGGGGGGATGTTTTCTCGTATTCTGTGTCTTCGTCCAACATCGACAAGACCCCAAACAGCAACACATCTGCTGATGCTCAAAGTCCAACAAGAGAAGATGagagtaacacaacaacaacgcTGTCAGTAGATGGAACAAACCATTCATTGTCTTTGCCAACACCTGATTCTACAAAAGTTAACATCAGCGGCACAGATGTACAAAACCTGACCATTGTTGGGTCGCTGGTGGAGAGCACAGGCAACAAAACCAGCAACAATGACTCTTCAATCACTGCAGCAAAGCCGGATTCCTCTCAAGTTGTAACTGTTCCTGCCAATTCCAGCCTTGAAAATGCAACACATAttatcatcaaaaatctcacagtaGATGTATCCAGATCAGATCTGTCATGGAAGAGCAGTTCAGACATCAGAGAGAACTTCACTTCTCTTGTGGATAAGTTGACTCCCACACCTTCTCTGGAAGGTTTCCCCAAAGAGACAACACTTTTAGGTAACCTTTCCATCTCCAGTGCATCCGAGGATCTCATTGcctcagaaaacagtgaagaagTGTTCATCTACCTTCAAGAAAACCAAACACAGGTTATCAAAAGCTCCTCTGTTAAAATACAAGGCCACAACTGGACTTATGAGGGAACTCACAACATGGTGCCCATGGAGATTCACGACCACATGAAGAAATACATTGAGATTCCTCAAACAGAGCCACCTCCAAAAAGAAAGGTAAAGAAGGTGAACCTGCGACAGAGACCTCAGAAGGGCCAAGGtatgaaaacaaagagaaggaAGGAATACCAGCCTCAGGCCAGGAGTGGTTTACCATTCTCCCCTCGTGGATTCAATCCTATGATGACTCCTCGGGGGTCTCGACCGATGGCACCACAACCAGTCTCAGACGAGGAGAAGCTGATCAACATGCCCGTTGTCATCGGCGTTCCACGGCCCGATTTCAGCGACTACGAGCTGTACATTCCTGGGGATGAACCGGATCATCTTGCGCCAGTTGAACACAATGTAAAAGCAGATGAATATGAGTATGTGATGTACAAAGACCCCTACAGTAGCCATGAAGATGTCAAGAATTTCAACCTGGACGAGACCACCAAATACCACTTGAAACACTCAGGCCCGAACACCAAGATTTATTTCATCGCTGCAGAAGAGGTTGAATGGGACTACGCTGGCTACGGGCAGAG GAGGCAAGACAAGTCACATATAGTCCGAGAGACTAAGTTCACCAAGGTGGTTTTCCGAGGCTACATGGACAGCAGTTTCACCACGCCAGACATCCGTGGAGAGGTAGATGAGCATCTGGGCATCCTGGGGCCTGTCATCAATGCGGAGGTTGGACAAAGTATCCTG GTGGTGTTCAGAAACAAAGCCAACCGTCCATACTCTGTCCACCCTAATGGGGTTTCGTATACGAAGCAGACGGAGGGTCTGTCCTACGAGGATGGATCCAAGTACTGGTACAAATATGACAACGAAGTCCAGCCAAACACCACCTTCACGTACTTATGGAAAGTCACTTCTATGGTTGGACCAAATCCAGGAGAGTCTGACTGTCGAACCTGGGCCTACTATTCAGGCGTTAACCCT GAAAAAGATATCCATTCTGGCTTGATTGGACCTTTGCTGGTGTGTCGGGAAGGAACATTGGACAAGAAGTTAAAGGACTCGAGGGAGTTTGTCCTGCTTTTTATGACCTTTGATGAGTCGCAGAGCTGGTACTATGAGAAGAACTGCGAGTTGATGCAACGGAAGACCAGAAGGAGAGTTTTGACCCCTTACCTCGGGGAGAACCTCAAGTTCCACG cCATCAATGGGATTATCTACAGCCTAAAGGGCCTGAGGATGTACACTGACCAGCTCGTTCGCTGGCACCTCATCAACATGGGATCTCCCAAAGACTTCCACAGTGTCTACTTCCACGGACAAACATTCCTGCACAAGAAGACCACCAGCTACAGACATGCTGTTTACCCGCTGCTGCCTG GGAGTTTTGCCACTCTGGAGATGCATCCGTCCAAACCTGGTCTGTGGCAGCTGGAGACAGAAGTTGGTTTCAGCCAGCAGAAGGGCATGCAGACCCTCTTCCTGGTTCTAGATAATG ACTGCTACCGGCCGCTGGGTCTGCAGTCAGGCAGCGTGAAGGACAAGCAGATCACAGCGATCAACACTAGAG GATACTGGGAGCCACATCTTGCCAGACTGGACAATGGGGGTAAATACAACGCCTGGAGCACCGACCGGGAAAACAGCTGGATTCAG GTGGACTTCCAGCGACCCGTTGTGATCAGCCAGGTGGCCACGCAGGGAGCCAAGCAGATGTTTCAGTCCCAGTTTGTGAAACAGTACTCCATCTCCTACAGCAACGACCGCAGGAAGTGGATCTTCTACAAAGGCGACAGCAGAGACTTCAGGAAG ATATTTGAAGGtaacactgaagcctatcagACGACCACAAACACCTTCTTTCCTCCTGTGATTGGGCGGTTCATTAGGCTCCACCCCATCACCTGGTACAGCATGGCCACGGTCCGCATGGAGTTCTACGGCTGTGAGCTGGATG GCTGCTCAGTTCCTCTGGGGATGGAGAGCGAACTAATAGAAGACGGTAAAATCACAGCGAGCTCCACGGCCACCAGCTGGTACTCTGGACCCTGGAAAGCTTCTCTGGCACGACTCAACAAACAGGGAACCATCAACGCATGGAGGGCGAAG TATAATGACATGAGCCAGTGGCTGAAGGTGGAGCTGCCTCAGGTGAAGAAGATCACTGGCATCATAACTCAGGGTGCCAAGTCTCTGGGCTCAGAGATGTTCGTCACCTCCTACATCCTGCAGTACAGCGACAACGGCATCCACTGGACCGACTACACGGACGACGAGGACCAGCCCCACAGG ATATTCataggaaacaaaaacaacaacgacCACGTCAAGAACTACATCTACCCTCCCATTTTCTCTCGCTTTGTGAAAATCATCCCCAGAAGCTGGTCGGGCTCCATCACCATGAGGGTCGAGCTGCTGGGCTGCGACTTCGAGTGA